The following proteins are encoded in a genomic region of Amycolatopsis sulphurea:
- the trpS gene encoding tryptophan--tRNA ligase: MSDEQNGRLRVLSGIQPTADSFHLGNYLGALRQWVRLQDTHETFYCVVDLHAITVEQEPKVLLERTRRSAAQLLAIGVDPARSALFVQSHVPEHAQLSWVLECQTGFGEAGRMTQFKDKAAKQGTDRASVGLFTYPILQAADILLYQANAVPVGEDQRQHLELTRNLAQRFNNRFGPTFTVPEAHIVKDTAKIYDLQDPTAKMSKSASAANGLIELLEDPKRSAKKIRSAVTDTGREIRFDPEEKAGVSNLLSIYSALTDRTVPDLEAAYDGKGYGDLKKDLAEVLVEWVTPLQNRVQSYLDDVAELDRVLAAGARRAREVATETLENTYARIGFLPPAR, from the coding sequence GTGTCCGACGAACAGAACGGGCGCCTGCGGGTGCTTTCCGGGATTCAGCCGACCGCCGACTCCTTTCACCTCGGCAACTACCTCGGCGCGTTGCGTCAGTGGGTGCGGCTGCAGGACACCCACGAGACCTTCTACTGCGTCGTCGACCTGCACGCGATCACGGTGGAGCAGGAGCCGAAGGTGCTGCTGGAGCGCACCCGCCGGTCGGCCGCGCAGCTGCTCGCGATCGGGGTCGACCCGGCGCGGAGCGCGTTGTTCGTGCAGAGCCACGTGCCTGAGCACGCGCAGCTGAGCTGGGTGCTCGAATGCCAGACCGGGTTCGGGGAAGCCGGCCGGATGACCCAGTTCAAGGACAAAGCCGCCAAACAGGGCACCGACCGGGCGAGTGTGGGGCTGTTCACCTACCCGATCCTGCAGGCCGCGGACATCCTGCTGTACCAGGCGAACGCGGTGCCGGTCGGCGAGGATCAGCGGCAGCACCTCGAACTCACCCGCAACCTCGCGCAGCGGTTCAACAACCGGTTCGGCCCGACGTTCACCGTGCCCGAGGCGCACATCGTCAAGGACACGGCGAAAATTTACGATCTGCAGGACCCGACGGCCAAGATGAGCAAGTCGGCGTCGGCGGCGAACGGGCTGATCGAGCTGCTGGAGGACCCGAAGCGGTCGGCGAAGAAGATCCGCTCCGCGGTCACCGACACCGGCCGGGAGATCCGGTTCGACCCGGAGGAGAAGGCCGGCGTCTCGAACCTGCTCAGCATCTACTCCGCGCTGACCGACCGCACCGTGCCCGACCTCGAAGCGGCTTACGATGGCAAGGGCTACGGCGACCTGAAGAAGGACCTGGCCGAGGTGCTCGTGGAGTGGGTGACTCCGCTGCAGAACCGGGTTCAGTCCTATTTGGACGATGTGGCGGAGCTGGACCGGGTGCTGGCCGCCGGGGCGCGGCGCGCCCGCGAGGTCGCGACCGAAACGCTGGAGAACACCTACGCGCGGATCGGATTCCTGCCGCCCGCGCGCTGA
- a CDS encoding SH3 domain-containing protein: MILGLPKKALIIIGAAVVVFIFYVVNQKGEADAQGAPTGCTMSVTADVLNARETPAGDGKIVGKYLNGAKFNAQPVVQNGFRKVVEGKWVADGFLKPLDGSRC, encoded by the coding sequence GTGATCCTGGGTTTGCCGAAGAAGGCGCTGATCATCATCGGGGCCGCCGTAGTGGTCTTCATCTTCTACGTGGTCAACCAGAAGGGCGAGGCCGACGCGCAGGGGGCCCCGACCGGATGCACGATGTCGGTGACCGCGGACGTGCTGAACGCCCGTGAAACCCCGGCAGGCGACGGGAAGATCGTCGGGAAGTACTTGAACGGTGCCAAATTCAACGCGCAACCGGTGGTACAGAACGGATTCCGCAAGGTCGTCGAAGGCAAGTGGGTGGCCGACGGGTTCCTGAAGCCGCTGGACGGCTCGAGGTGCTGA
- a CDS encoding HhH-GPD-type base excision DNA repair protein, translated as MLRELHLTGDPAADKLLNDDPFALLVGMLLDQQYPMEHAFAGPRKIADRMAGFELGKIAATDLDTFVELCVTPPAIHRYGGSMARRVHALAQHIIEHYDGDTEGIWLSGRPKPDGPEVLERLKALPGFGEQKAKIFLALLGKQRGVQPKGWRETTGAYGDRGSRRSIADVTDEKTLAEVRAFKKAAKAAAKG; from the coding sequence ATGCTGCGTGAACTGCATCTGACCGGCGACCCGGCGGCGGACAAGCTGCTCAACGACGACCCGTTCGCCCTGCTCGTCGGCATGCTGCTGGACCAGCAGTACCCGATGGAACACGCCTTCGCCGGGCCGCGGAAGATCGCCGACCGGATGGCCGGGTTCGAGCTCGGCAAGATCGCCGCGACGGACCTCGACACCTTTGTCGAACTGTGTGTCACCCCGCCGGCCATTCACCGGTACGGCGGTTCGATGGCCCGCCGGGTGCATGCGCTCGCGCAGCACATCATCGAGCACTACGACGGCGATACCGAGGGGATCTGGCTGTCCGGACGCCCCAAACCGGACGGCCCCGAGGTTCTCGAACGACTCAAGGCACTCCCCGGATTCGGCGAACAGAAAGCGAAGATCTTCCTCGCCCTGCTCGGCAAACAACGCGGCGTACAACCAAAAGGCTGGCGCGAAACGACTGGCGCGTACGGCGACCGCGGCTCCCGCCGTTCCATCGCGGACGTGACCGACGAGAAGACCCTGGCCGAAGTCCGCGCGTTCAAGAAGG
- a CDS encoding DUF2203 domain-containing protein codes for MGLFTVAEARAELARLRPVLDELVRIRADAAELAASLRPGGRDTDLGGLPEWKAAQARLDDLMTAVQATGAELKGFAPLLVDFPATLGDDDVLLCWIEGDDELSWYHRVDLGFAGRRPLP; via the coding sequence ATGGGATTGTTCACCGTGGCGGAAGCCCGCGCCGAACTCGCCCGGCTGCGCCCGGTGCTCGACGAGCTCGTCCGGATCCGGGCGGACGCCGCCGAGCTGGCCGCGTCGCTGCGGCCCGGTGGGCGGGACACCGACCTCGGCGGCCTGCCCGAGTGGAAGGCCGCGCAGGCCCGGCTCGACGACCTGATGACCGCGGTGCAGGCCACCGGCGCGGAGCTGAAGGGGTTCGCCCCGCTGCTGGTGGACTTCCCGGCCACCCTCGGCGACGACGACGTCCTGTTGTGCTGGATCGAGGGCGACGACGAGCTGAGCTGGTACCACCGCGTCGATCTCGGCTTCGCCGGTCGGCGCCCGCTGCCGTGA
- a CDS encoding class I SAM-dependent methyltransferase produces the protein MSELFDAQAPGYDADSFHPLVADTLVDGLSPGPSLLVDVATGTGAAAFASLRLDPAAVLAVDFSPAMIEQAHRKAARLDPGGRISWQVAPAVPLPLDDSSADAVVCASALHFLGAAALADWRRVLRPGGQLAFSISLAQRLHRNGAFGELMPQDLTLPSTADEAAALATDAGFVSATARTVTSHDGDRVREVFAVFAEG, from the coding sequence GTGAGCGAACTGTTCGACGCCCAGGCCCCCGGTTACGACGCAGACAGCTTCCACCCGCTCGTGGCGGACACCCTGGTGGACGGCCTGTCCCCCGGCCCTTCGCTGCTCGTCGACGTCGCCACCGGCACCGGCGCCGCAGCATTCGCGTCGCTGCGCCTCGATCCGGCGGCAGTGCTCGCGGTGGACTTCTCCCCCGCGATGATCGAGCAGGCGCACCGAAAAGCCGCGCGACTCGACCCTGGGGGACGGATCTCCTGGCAAGTCGCCCCCGCAGTACCGCTGCCGCTCGACGACTCTTCGGCGGACGCCGTCGTGTGCGCGTCCGCACTGCACTTCCTCGGCGCGGCCGCACTCGCCGACTGGCGCCGGGTACTGCGCCCCGGCGGACAGCTGGCGTTCAGCATCTCCCTGGCGCAACGCCTCCACCGAAACGGCGCTTTCGGCGAGTTGATGCCCCAGGACTTGACTCTGCCGTCGACCGCCGACGAGGCAGCCGCACTGGCCACCGACGCTGGTTTCGTGTCGGCGACGGCCCGGACGGTGACGTCGCACGATGGTGACCGGGTGCGGGAGGTCTTCGCGGTGTTCGCCGAGGGGTGA
- a CDS encoding chitinase → MSLRRILTAFVTSTAAAMAVLIPEVAHAAPTAAFPVSEDQFNQMFPGRNQFYTYAGLTDALGAYPGFANTGSDTVKKQEAAAFLANVSHETGGLVYIVEQNTANYPHYCDTGQPYGCPAGNDQYYGRGPIQLSWNFNYKAAGDSLGIDLLNHPSLVAQDPAVSWKTGLWYWNTQSGPGTMTPHDAMVDERGFGETIRSINGSIECNGGNPAQVQSRVDAYTRFAGILGVDPGGNLSC, encoded by the coding sequence ATGTCTCTGCGCAGGATTCTCACCGCGTTCGTGACCAGCACGGCAGCCGCGATGGCGGTGCTCATACCGGAGGTCGCGCACGCGGCGCCGACCGCCGCGTTCCCGGTGAGCGAGGACCAATTCAACCAGATGTTCCCCGGCAGGAACCAGTTCTACACCTACGCCGGACTGACCGACGCGCTCGGCGCCTACCCCGGATTCGCCAACACCGGCAGCGATACTGTGAAAAAGCAAGAAGCCGCCGCGTTTTTGGCGAACGTGAGCCACGAAACCGGCGGCCTGGTGTACATAGTGGAGCAGAACACCGCGAACTACCCGCACTACTGCGACACCGGCCAACCCTATGGCTGCCCGGCGGGCAACGACCAGTACTACGGCCGCGGCCCGATCCAGCTGAGCTGGAACTTCAACTACAAAGCCGCCGGCGACTCGCTCGGCATCGACCTGCTGAACCATCCGTCACTGGTCGCGCAGGACCCGGCCGTGTCCTGGAAAACCGGGCTCTGGTACTGGAATACCCAATCCGGCCCGGGCACGATGACCCCGCACGACGCCATGGTCGACGAACGCGGCTTCGGCGAGACCATCCGCAGTATCAACGGATCCATCGAATGCAACGGCGGCAACCCGGCCCAGGTGCAGAGCCGCGTCGACGCCTACACCAGGTTCGCCGGCATCCTCGGCGTCGACCCGGGCGGCAACCTCAGCTGCTGA
- a CDS encoding YhjD/YihY/BrkB family envelope integrity protein gives MAKQNGDKEKLLPRLRRRYPWLDHLIRANESFGEHYGNHYAAAITYFSVLSVFPIFMVGFAVVGLVFGQNQTVIGQIKHGIDDSVPAGLQTLVHGITDSALDSGSGLGILGLLLALYSGVGWMANLRDALTAQWGQEKRPQPFVATTIKDLLSLIGLGLALIVSFGLTAAGSGLGRLLLELVGLQEQTWAKFLLQVVTILLGLVANTLVFLWVIARLPREHVAMRSAVKGAIFAAVGFVILQKVASIYLTSVINSPSAAIFGPVIGLLVFANLVSRFLLMVTAWTATARENQRRVVQPPAPVLLRPDVTVQRGLGLGAAAGVFSAGALLGWLGRRKG, from the coding sequence GTGGCGAAACAGAACGGTGACAAGGAAAAGCTGCTGCCCCGGCTGCGGCGCAGGTACCCGTGGCTGGATCACCTGATCCGGGCCAACGAGTCGTTCGGCGAGCACTACGGCAACCACTACGCCGCCGCCATCACCTATTTCAGCGTGCTGTCGGTGTTCCCCATCTTCATGGTCGGGTTCGCGGTCGTGGGCCTGGTGTTCGGGCAGAACCAGACGGTGATCGGCCAGATCAAGCACGGGATCGACGACTCGGTGCCGGCGGGTCTGCAGACGCTGGTGCACGGCATCACCGACAGCGCGCTCGATTCCGGCAGCGGGCTCGGGATCCTCGGGCTGCTGCTGGCGCTCTACTCCGGCGTCGGCTGGATGGCGAACCTGCGGGACGCGCTCACCGCGCAGTGGGGCCAGGAGAAGCGGCCACAGCCGTTCGTGGCCACCACGATCAAGGATCTGCTGTCGCTGATCGGGCTCGGGCTGGCGCTGATCGTCTCGTTCGGGCTCACCGCGGCGGGCAGCGGGCTCGGCAGGCTGCTGCTGGAGCTGGTCGGCCTCCAGGAGCAGACCTGGGCGAAGTTCCTGTTGCAGGTCGTGACGATCCTGCTCGGGCTGGTCGCGAACACACTGGTCTTCCTGTGGGTGATCGCGCGGCTGCCGCGGGAGCACGTGGCGATGCGCAGCGCGGTGAAAGGCGCGATCTTCGCCGCGGTCGGATTCGTGATCCTGCAGAAGGTCGCGTCGATCTATCTCACCAGCGTGATCAACTCCCCGTCGGCGGCGATCTTCGGGCCGGTGATCGGGTTGCTGGTGTTCGCCAACCTGGTGTCCCGGTTCCTGCTGATGGTCACCGCGTGGACGGCCACTGCACGCGAGAACCAGCGCCGGGTGGTGCAGCCGCCGGCGCCGGTACTGCTGCGCCCGGACGTCACCGTGCAGCGTGGCCTCGGGCTCGGTGCCGCGGCCGGGGTGTTCAGCGCCGGGGCGCTGCTCGGCTGGCTGGGCAGGCGCAAAGGCTAG
- a CDS encoding exodeoxyribonuclease III codes for MRGVLTVSTVNVNGLRAAVKKGFVEWLAATKADVVACQEVRAEAAQLPASVVEPEGWFAAHAPSAVKGRNGVSLYSRVEPDEVRTGFGEPEFEDSGRYLEMHLPGVVVASLYLPSGEVGTERQEEKERFMAAFLPYLAELRGKAAAAGREVVVVGDWNIAHDTIDLKNWRGNQKNSGFLPEERAWLGRVHEAGYADVQRRLDATGPGPYTWWSYRGKAFDNDSGWRIDLQLATLGLAEKVTAVTVERAESYDLRWSDHAPVTATYDVPFPS; via the coding sequence GTGCGCGGGGTGCTGACCGTCTCCACCGTGAATGTCAACGGCCTGCGGGCCGCCGTGAAAAAGGGCTTCGTCGAGTGGCTCGCCGCCACGAAGGCCGACGTCGTCGCGTGCCAGGAAGTGCGGGCCGAGGCCGCGCAGCTGCCCGCTTCGGTCGTCGAGCCCGAGGGCTGGTTCGCCGCGCACGCGCCGTCGGCCGTCAAGGGGCGCAACGGGGTGTCGCTCTACAGCCGGGTCGAGCCGGACGAAGTGCGTACCGGGTTCGGTGAGCCGGAGTTCGAGGACAGTGGGCGCTATCTCGAAATGCACCTGCCTGGGGTGGTCGTGGCGAGTCTGTACCTGCCCAGCGGCGAGGTCGGGACCGAGCGGCAGGAGGAGAAGGAACGCTTCATGGCCGCGTTCCTGCCCTACCTCGCGGAGCTGCGCGGGAAGGCCGCCGCGGCCGGGCGGGAGGTCGTCGTGGTGGGCGACTGGAACATCGCCCACGACACCATCGACCTGAAGAACTGGCGTGGCAACCAGAAGAATTCCGGTTTCCTGCCGGAGGAACGCGCCTGGCTCGGCCGGGTCCACGAGGCCGGTTACGCCGATGTGCAACGCAGGCTCGACGCCACCGGCCCCGGCCCGTACACCTGGTGGTCCTACCGCGGCAAGGCCTTCGACAACGACTCCGGCTGGCGGATCGATCTCCAGCTGGCCACCCTCGGCCTTGCCGAGAAGGTCACCGCGGTGACGGTCGAGCGAGCCGAGTCCTATGACCTGCGGTGGTCCGACCATGCCCCGGTCACCGCGACATACGATGTGCCGTTCCCGAGCTGA
- a CDS encoding NADP-dependent isocitrate dehydrogenase, whose translation MAKIKVQGTVVELDGDEMTRIIWQFIKDKLIHPYLDIDLDYYDLGIEERDRTDDQITIDSANAIKRHGVGVKCATITPDEARVEEFGLKKMWRSPNGTIRNILGGVVFREPIIMANVPRLVPGWTKPIIIGRHAHGDQYKATDFKVPGPGTVTMTYTPADGSAPMEFEVAQYPEGGGVAMGMYNYRKSIEDFARASLQYGFDRGMPVYLSTKNTILKAYDGMFKDVFQEIFEAEYKSDFDAKGLTYEHRLIDDMVAAALKWEGGYVWACKNYDGDVQSDTVAQGFGSLGLMTSVLRTPDGKTVEAEAAHGTVTRHYRQHQQGKPTSTNPIASIYAWTRGLEHRGKLDSNSELIGFANKLERVVIDTVESGKMTKDLALLVGKDQPWQTTEEFLATLDTNLAKKVAQG comes from the coding sequence ATGGCCAAGATCAAAGTCCAGGGCACCGTCGTAGAACTCGACGGCGACGAGATGACCCGAATCATCTGGCAGTTCATCAAGGACAAGCTGATCCACCCGTACCTGGACATCGACCTGGACTACTACGACCTGGGCATCGAGGAGCGGGACCGCACCGACGACCAGATCACGATCGACTCGGCGAACGCCATCAAGCGCCACGGCGTCGGCGTCAAGTGCGCCACCATCACCCCGGACGAGGCCCGGGTGGAGGAGTTCGGCCTGAAGAAGATGTGGCGGAGCCCGAACGGGACCATCCGCAACATCCTCGGCGGCGTGGTGTTCCGCGAGCCGATCATCATGGCGAACGTGCCGCGGCTGGTACCGGGCTGGACCAAGCCGATCATCATCGGCCGGCACGCGCACGGCGACCAGTACAAGGCCACCGACTTCAAGGTCCCCGGCCCGGGTACGGTGACCATGACCTACACCCCGGCCGACGGGTCCGCGCCGATGGAGTTCGAGGTCGCGCAGTACCCGGAGGGCGGCGGCGTCGCCATGGGGATGTACAACTACCGCAAGTCGATCGAGGACTTCGCGCGCGCGTCGCTGCAGTACGGTTTCGACCGCGGGATGCCGGTCTACCTCTCCACCAAGAACACCATCCTCAAGGCCTACGACGGCATGTTCAAGGACGTGTTCCAGGAGATCTTCGAGGCGGAGTACAAGTCCGACTTCGACGCCAAGGGCCTGACCTACGAGCACCGGCTCATCGACGACATGGTCGCCGCGGCGCTCAAGTGGGAGGGCGGGTATGTCTGGGCCTGCAAGAACTACGACGGTGACGTGCAGTCCGACACCGTGGCGCAGGGCTTCGGCTCGCTCGGCCTGATGACCTCGGTGCTGCGTACGCCGGACGGCAAGACCGTCGAGGCGGAGGCCGCGCACGGCACGGTGACCCGGCACTACCGCCAGCACCAGCAGGGCAAGCCGACTTCCACGAACCCGATCGCCTCGATCTACGCGTGGACCCGCGGCCTCGAGCACCGCGGCAAGCTCGACTCCAACTCGGAGCTGATCGGCTTCGCGAACAAGCTGGAGCGGGTCGTGATCGACACCGTCGAGAGCGGCAAGATGACCAAGGACCTCGCGCTGCTGGTCGGCAAGGACCAGCCGTGGCAGACGACCGAGGAGTTCCTCGCGACGCTGGACACGAACCTGGCCAAGAAGGTCGCGCAGGGCTGA